DNA from Longimicrobium sp.:
GGACGTCGTGCTGCTGTACGAGATGAAGGAAGATCCGCCGCGAACTCCGTAGCCGCGGCTCACGATCAAAACACAAGTCGCGTTTGCCGATGCGAGTTCGGCAGCCGCGACTCGTCGTTCACGACTTCAGGCGCCTCACCCCGTGCGCAGCAGGTCGCGGCGGATGCCGCCGAGCAGGTCTGCCAGGATGAGCTGCGGGTTCACGTTGCCGGCGGCCATGTCCTGCGCCTCGCGCACGCGCAGGATCGCCGACGCCACGCCCTCGGCGCTCACGCCCGGCTTCTTCGCGATCGCGGCAAGGAGCGCGGGGTCGTCGGTGTAGGCCACCTGCTCGGGGGCGCCGGCGGCCACGGCCATCAGGTCGCGCAGCCACAGTCCCAGCGCCTCCAACCCGGCGGCGAACTCGCCGCGCGCGCCGGCGGGGGCCACGGCGTTGGCCGCCGCGAAGCGCTCCGCCCCCGAGCCCGACGTGGCGGCCACCAGCAGCCCGCGCGCCGTCTCGCGCTGCTTCTGCAGCATCCCCGCGCCCCCGGCCGTCGGCAGCAGGCGCAGCGCCCGGCCGACGGCGCCTTCGGAGACGGCGGCCAGCTCTTCGGCCTGCTTCGGCGGCATCCCCCGCTCGCGCACGAGGAAGTCGGCGACCTCGGCGGCGGAGAGGCGCAGCAGGCGCACCGGGAGGACGCGCGAGCGGATGGTGGGGAGCAGCGCGCCGGGGTTCGAGGAGGTGATGACGAGGGTCGTGTCGGCCGGGGGCTCCTCGAGCAGCTTGAGGAAGGCGTTGGCGGCCTCGGGGCTGGACTCCTGCGGCACCATCGCCTCGGCGTCGCCGACCACGAACACCTTGCGGCGGCCCATGGCGGGGCGCACGGAGGCCAGGCGCTGGAGGTTCTGCACCATCCCCAGGAAGTAGGCGGGCGCCCGGTCGTACGCGGGGACGTGGAAGGGGTCGCCGCGGCGCGCCTCCAGCTCGGCGCCGCGCGCCTCCTCCAGCTTGTCGCGCAGCTTCTCGGGGGTGGCCGCGTCGGGGCGGGGGAGCGGGAAGAACCAGTGCACGTCGGGGTGCTCCAGACGCAGCACCATGCGGCACGGCTGGCACTGCCCGCACGCGGTTCCGTCCGCCGCGGGAGACGCGCAGACGAGCTGCTGGGCGAGCCAGAGCCCCACCCGCTCCTTGCCCACGCCCGCGGGGCCGTGGACCAGCAGCGACTGCGGCAGGTTCCCCGCGCGCAGGGCGGTGATCAGCTTGGCGCGGACGTCCGCGTGCCCGTAGACCGGCGGCAGCGCCATCAGCGGAAGCCGTGGAGAAGGTTCGCGCGCTCCGGCGGGCGCCGGCGCGGGGGGCCCTCACCCGGCCGCCTTAGGGCGTCCACCCTCTCCCAACTTCGGGCGAGGGTACTTGACGGGACTCCTCGACGCGGGGACGGGAGTTGTTGCTGGCTGTTCCCTGTAACCTGTCCCCTGTTCCCTCGCCGTTGCATGAGGGATGCGCGCCCGGAGGGCCGGGACCGGGGCGGCCGGGCAGTTTCGGCCGACGCGGGCCCGGCGCCGTTGGGCACGGCGGTATCGTGCCCTACGGCGCGCGCAGCCCGGCCCGGAGCGCAGCGGAGGGACATGCCCGAATCACGCAGTTCCGTCTTTCTCATCATCCGACGACGAAAGATCACCGGCCGCGCAGCCAGGTGAGCGGGTCCACGGCCTCGCCGCCGGGGGCGCGGATCTGGAACTCCACGTGCGCGCCCTCGGGGGTCCGCTCGCCGCCCACGGTGCCGACCACCTGCCCCTTCTGCACCGTGGCGCCCTGCTGCACGGAGACGTCCTTGAGGTACAGGTAGAGCGAGTAGTAGCCGCCGCCGTGGCTGACGACCACCGTGGGGCCGTACCCCTCGAACGGCGCCGCCATCTCCACCCTGCCGCCCTCCACCGCGCGCACCGGCGTTCCCGGCGCCGCGCCGATCCCCACGCCGTTGTAGCGGATGGCGGTGCCGTTGGACTGCTCGGCGCGGCCGAAGCGGTAGACCAGGCGCCCGTCCACCGGCCAGTTGAGCGCGCCCACGTCCGCGGTCGTCATCGTCGGCGCGGCGGCGCGCGTCGTCGGGGTGGACGGGCGGGCGGGGGCGCTCCCCGGGCTCGTGCGGGCGCGCTCGCGCTCGGCGGCCAGGCGCTCGCGCTCGCGGCGCTCGGCCTCGCGGCGGCGCGCCTCCAGCGTGGCGATCAGCGAGGTGAGGCGCCGCTCGTCGCGCACCAGCTCGTCGAGCCGCCGCGCCGCGGAGCGCTCGTGCGAGCGCAGGGAGGAGAGCGTCCCCGAGCGCTGCGCCTGCAGGTTCTGCAGCTGCGAGTTCTCCTGGGCGCGCTCGTTCTGCAGGTACTGCAGGTCGGTGAAGTTGCGCCGGAGCTCCTGCTCGCGCAGCGCCAGCTGGCGCTGCAGCTCGGCCACCTCGCGCACCAGGTGGCGGTCGCGCCGGGCCACCAGGTACAGGTACTTGTAGCGGTTGAGCAGGTCGCTGAAGGAGTGCGCGGTCAGCAGCACCTCCTGCGTCTGCAGCGGCCCGCGCTTGTAGATGTCGCGCACCCGCCGGTCCAGCAGCAGGCGCTTCTCGGCCAGCTGCTGCTCCACCGACAGCAGCTCGGCGGTGGTCTCCTCGATCTTCCGCTGGGTCTCGGCGAGCTGGATGTTCAGCTCCCGGAGCAGCGACTCGGACACCTGCCGCTGCCGCTGGATGTTGCGCACCTCGGCCGAGACGTCGTGCACCTGCCCGCGGATGCGCTGCAGCTCGCTGCGCAGCTCGCTCCGCTCGGCGCGGATCTCCTGCAGGCGGCGCTGGCTCTCGGTGAGCTGCTGCGTGGGGTTCGCCTGCGGCTGCTGGCGCCCGCGCTGTGCGGGCGCCCCCGTCGGGAGCGCGGCCAGCAGCAGCAGGGCGAGCCCGGCGAGCGCGCGCCGCACCGTCACACCGCCTGCAGGTGGCGCCTGACGGCCACCATGCTGGAGAGGAAGCCGAAGACGGTGCCCACCAGCACCACGAGCAGGATCCACTCGGCCGGGAGCCACTCGATGCGGAACATGGTGGCCTGCAGGAGGCGGTACGTGGCGTAGGTGAGCCCCGCCGCCAGCACGCCGCCCAGGAGGCCGGTGATCAGGCCCTCGAGGAGGAAGGGGCGCTGCACGAAGCCGTCGGTGGCGCCCACCAGCCGCATGATGGCGATCTCCTCGCGCCGGGCGAACACGGCGATGCGCACAGCGGTGGCGATGATGATGGCGGCCACCAGCGCGAAGGCGGCGCCCAGCACGGTGGCGGCGGCGCCGGCGATCCGGCGCAGCATGAAGATCTTGTCCAGCCACTCGCGCCCGTAGCGCACGTCTTCCACGAACGGGTACGCGCCCAGCCGCTCGGCCACGCGCCGCGCCGTGGCGGGGTTGCGGTGCTCGGGCTCGAGGCGCACCTCCAGCGAGGCGGGGAGCGGGTTGTTCTCCAGGTCGGTGAAGACCTCCTGGAACTCCTCCATCTCGGCGCGCGCGGTGGCGAGCGCCTCCAGCTTGGTCACGTAGCGCAGCTCGCCGACCTCGGGGAGCGCGCGCACCTCCTGCTGGATCTGCTCGAGCTGGGCCGGGGTGGTCTCGTCGTCCAGGTACGCCACCATCTCCACCTTCTCCTCCACCTGCCGGATCGCCTGCCCGATGTTCCAGGCGGTGAGCCCGAAGAGGCCAACGACGAAGAGGGAGAAGGCGATGAGGACCACGGAGAGCGAGGCGAGGAGCGGGCTCCGGCGGAAGGCGGCCAGCGCCTCGCGCAGCGAGTACGGCATCACACCCTCCCGCGCTCGAGGGCGGGCTTCTCCGCGAGGGCCGCGGGGCCTTCGGCCGGGGGCGGCGCCGGCCGGGCGGCGGGGGCCGCGGCGGCGGTGGCGGCGCCGGACGAGTCGTAGACCACCTGCCCCTGCGCCAGCTCGATCACCCGGTACTGCGGGTGGGCGCGCACCAGGTCCAGGTCGTGGGTGGCCATCAGCACCGTCATCCCCATCGCGTTGATCTCGCGGAACAGGTCGAAGACGCCGCGCGCGGCCCACTCGTCCAGGTTGCCGGTGGGCTCGTCGGCCAGGAGCACCAGCGGCTCGTTGGCCAGCGCGCGGGCGACGGCCACCCGCTGGCGCTCGCCGCCGGAGAGCTCGTCGGGGTACGCCTGCGCCTTGTGCGCGAGGCCCACCTGGGTGAGCACGCGGCTCACGCGCTGGGGGATGGCCGCGCGCTTGACGCCGGTGACCTCCAGCGCGAAGGCCACGTTCTCCTCGGCGGTGCGGTCGCGCAGGAGGCGGAAGTCCTGGAAGACCACGCCCAGCTTGCGGCGCAGCAGCGGGATCTCGCGGCGGCGGATGAGCTTGCTGGAGAAGCCGGAGACGCGCACCTCGCCCGCCGAGGGGGTCTCGGCCATCATGATCAGGCGCAGCACCGTGCTCTTGCCGGCGCCCGAGTGGCCGGTGAGGAAGACCAGCTCCCCCTTGGGGACGTGGAAGGAGACGTCCCTCAGCGCCGGACCGGAGCGGGGGTACTCCTTGTAGACCGCTGTCAGCTTGATCACGCGACGGACCGCGGGGAGGGGGACGACCTATGTGGGGAGGACGGCGTAATTTAGTCGCGACATTGCGCTCTGTCAAAGCAATGTCGTTCTCCCCGGCGCAGGGATGGCGCAGATCGGTTTTTCGTAGGGGCGAGGCATGCCTCGCCCGGATGGCCGGAGGCCATCACGAGGAGCCGGATCATCCTGCCGTTCCCACCCTCCTCGCAGTCGCGGCCCTCCGGCGGTCGAGGCATGCCTCGCCCCTACGAATTCCACGCCGAGCTGCGCGCGAGGCGTACCGCGAGGAGGATCGCCTCCTTCATCGACGACGGGTCGGCGAGGCCCTTGCCGGCGATGTCGAGCGCGGTGCCGTGGTCGGGCGAGGTGCGGGGGAAGGGGAGGCCCAGCGTCACGTTCACCCCGCTGCCGAACGCCGCCGTCTTGAACGCCGCCATCCCCACGTCGTGGTACGGCGCGATCACCGCGTCGAACTCGCCGCGGACGGCGCGGGTGAAGACGGTGTCGGCGGGGATCGGGCCCCGGGCGTCGACGCCCGCCGCGCGCAGGCGCTCCAGGGCGGGGGCGACGATGCGCGCCTCCTCGTCGCCGAAGAGGCCGCCGTCGGACGCGTGCGGGTTCACCGCGCAGAGCGCCAGGCGCGGCGACGCGATCCCCCATTGATCGCGCAGCGAGCGGTGGGTCAGCATCGATTGTTCGACCAGGAGGTCGGCGGAGAGCGCGGCGGGGACGTCGCGCAGCGCCAGGTGGGTGGTGGCCAGCACCACGCGCAGGGGGCCGCCCAGCGCGGTGCGCTCCGCGGCCATCATCATCACCACCTCGGCCGCGCCGGCCAGGTCGCGCAGCATCTCCGTGTGCCCGGGGAAGCGCCAGCCGCCCGCGTGGAACGCCGCCTTGTCGATCGGCGCGGTGACGATCGCCTCCACCTCGGCCGCCAGCGCCAGCTCCACCGCCCGCCGGACCGCTTCTCCTGCGATCCGCCCCGCCGCGGCCGCCCCGTCCTCCGGGCTCCAATGTCCGACCCCGACGTCGTCCGCGGACCGGAGCAGCTCCCGCGGCCCCACGCGGACGAACGAGGCCGCGCCGGCGACCTCGGGGTCGGCCAGCGCGGCCTCGGTGACTTCGGGGCCGATCCCGCGCGGGTCGCCCAGGGTGACGGCGATGCAGGGAAGGCGTCTCCACGGGGGGGTCACCCCCAGGGCTCCGCGTCGGGGCGGCGCTCTTCGCGCAGCACGCGGTACAGGTCGCGCGCCGCCTTCTTCGACACGCTCTTCCCCGGGGTCGCCAGCAGCTCCACCTCCAGCGTCCGCGACGGGTAGCGCACCTCGATCCGCCTCCCCGGCGGCACCGGGTCGCTGGGCCGGGCGGGCCTGCCGTCCAGCATCACCGCCCCCGCCTCGCACGCCGCCTTCGCCTCGCTGCGGCTCTTCGTCAGGCAGAGGCGGTGCAGGAGGACGTCGACGCGGAGCGGGCCCTCGTCGCTCAAAGCGAGACCTGAACGTGGGTGCGCCCGCGCAGCTCCTCCAGCAGGCGCTCCACCTGCTTCTGCTGCACCAGGCGGCTGCGCACCTGCTCGCGGACGTCGTCGAGCGTGTACTCGCCCGCCTCGTGACGCTCCGTCACCTTCGCCACCACGAACGACGTCCCCGCGCCCTCGGCCAGCTCGAAGGGGCCGACCACGGTGCCCGGGGCGGCCGCGCCGACCGCGGTGCCGTACGGCGCGGGGAGCCGCTCCAGCACCACGTCGCGGGCCACGCGCTGGTCGGCGGGGGTGCCGTACCGCTCGGCCATCTCCACCAGCGACGCCCCGCCGCGCGCGGCCGTGGCCACCGAGTCGGCGCGGGCGCGGGCGCGCTCCACGTCGGCCGGGGTGACCTCGGGGCGGATCAGGATGTGGCGCGCCTGCCGCTCGGGGCCGCGCACCTTCTCCAGCTTGATGATGTGGAAGCCGTACTCCGTCTCCACGATCCCGCTCACGTCGCCCGGGCGCATGGCGTACGCCACCATCTCGAAGGGGCGCACCATCTGCCCCTGGCGGAACCACCCCAGCATCCCGCCCTGCGAGGCGCTGGGGTCCTGCGAGTGGCGGCGGGCCAGCACCTCGAAGTCGCCGCCCTTGCGCAGCTCCTCCAGCACCTCCATGGCCTTGCGGCGCGCCGCCGCCTTCGCCGAGTCCGACGGCTGCGGCTTGATGATCGCCTGCTGCAGCGACACCGTGGCGGGGCGCTGCCCCAGCCGGCCCTTCTGCTCCTCGAAGAAGGCGCGGATCTCCTCCTCGCCCACCGGCGGCGCGGCCATCTTCTGCAGCCGCTGGCCGATGTAGCGCTGCACCATGGTCTGGTCGGTGAACTGCTGGGTGAGCGTCTGCCGGTACTCCTCCAGCGTGCGCCCCGAGCGCGCCAGCGCCTGCCGGAACGCCTCCTCCGAGCCGAACTGCTGCTGCACCTGGTTGATCTGCCGCTCCACCGCCGTCACCACCTCGGTGGCGTCCACGGACGTGCCCTCGGCGCGCGCGGCCTCCAGGAGCATCAGGTCGTCCACCCGGCGCTGCACCAGGTCGCGGATGAGCGCCGCGCGCTGCGCGGGGTCGGTGGGGAGCTGCTGCCCCTGGGCCTGCATCGCCTCCAGCTCGATCAGGATGTCGGAGTAGAGCAGGGAGGTGTCGCCGACCACGGCCACCACCCGGTCCCACACCTGCTCGCCGGGCTGGGCGGGCTGCTGCGCGAGCGCGGGCGTCGCGAGCGCGACGAGGGCCGAAGCCAGGAGGAAGCGGAAACGCATGCGATTGTCGGGGAAGAAGAAGCGAAGGCGGCCCGCCGGGGCCGCCGTCCGTCGGCTACTCACGCCCACGGGACCGCCGTGATACAGGCGAGCCGCGGCCGGGTTCCGGAACTGGCTGAACAGCAACTGTGAACTGCGGATCTGGGCGTGTCCCCCGTGCCGGGGGCCGGGCTGCGCGCGCCGTAGGGCACGATACGACCGTGCCCAACGGCGCCGGGCCACCGCCGCCACGA
Protein-coding regions in this window:
- the ftsE gene encoding cell division ATP-binding protein FtsE produces the protein MIKLTAVYKEYPRSGPALRDVSFHVPKGELVFLTGHSGAGKSTVLRLIMMAETPSAGEVRVSGFSSKLIRRREIPLLRRKLGVVFQDFRLLRDRTAEENVAFALEVTGVKRAAIPQRVSRVLTQVGLAHKAQAYPDELSGGERQRVAVARALANEPLVLLADEPTGNLDEWAARGVFDLFREINAMGMTVLMATHDLDLVRAHPQYRVIELAQGQVVYDSSGAATAAAAPAARPAPPPAEGPAALAEKPALERGRV
- a CDS encoding S4 domain-containing protein — translated: MSDEGPLRVDVLLHRLCLTKSRSEAKAACEAGAVMLDGRPARPSDPVPPGRRIEVRYPSRTLEVELLATPGKSVSKKAARDLYRVLREERRPDAEPWG
- a CDS encoding peptidylprolyl isomerase codes for the protein MRFRFLLASALVALATPALAQQPAQPGEQVWDRVVAVVGDTSLLYSDILIELEAMQAQGQQLPTDPAQRAALIRDLVQRRVDDLMLLEAARAEGTSVDATEVVTAVERQINQVQQQFGSEEAFRQALARSGRTLEEYRQTLTQQFTDQTMVQRYIGQRLQKMAAPPVGEEEIRAFFEEQKGRLGQRPATVSLQQAIIKPQPSDSAKAAARRKAMEVLEELRKGGDFEVLARRHSQDPSASQGGMLGWFRQGQMVRPFEMVAYAMRPGDVSGIVETEYGFHIIKLEKVRGPERQARHILIRPEVTPADVERARARADSVATAARGGASLVEMAERYGTPADQRVARDVVLERLPAPYGTAVGAAAPGTVVGPFELAEGAGTSFVVAKVTERHEAGEYTLDDVREQVRSRLVQQKQVERLLEELRGRTHVQVSL
- a CDS encoding peptidoglycan DD-metalloendopeptidase family protein, yielding MTVRRALAGLALLLLAALPTGAPAQRGRQQPQANPTQQLTESQRRLQEIRAERSELRSELQRIRGQVHDVSAEVRNIQRQRQVSESLLRELNIQLAETQRKIEETTAELLSVEQQLAEKRLLLDRRVRDIYKRGPLQTQEVLLTAHSFSDLLNRYKYLYLVARRDRHLVREVAELQRQLALREQELRRNFTDLQYLQNERAQENSQLQNLQAQRSGTLSSLRSHERSAARRLDELVRDERRLTSLIATLEARRREAERRERERLAAERERARTSPGSAPARPSTPTTRAAAPTMTTADVGALNWPVDGRLVYRFGRAEQSNGTAIRYNGVGIGAAPGTPVRAVEGGRVEMAAPFEGYGPTVVVSHGGGYYSLYLYLKDVSVQQGATVQKGQVVGTVGGERTPEGAHVEFQIRAPGGEAVDPLTWLRGR
- the pdxA gene encoding 4-hydroxythreonine-4-phosphate dehydrogenase PdxA, which encodes MTPPWRRLPCIAVTLGDPRGIGPEVTEAALADPEVAGAASFVRVGPRELLRSADDVGVGHWSPEDGAAAAGRIAGEAVRRAVELALAAEVEAIVTAPIDKAAFHAGGWRFPGHTEMLRDLAGAAEVVMMMAAERTALGGPLRVVLATTHLALRDVPAALSADLLVEQSMLTHRSLRDQWGIASPRLALCAVNPHASDGGLFGDEEARIVAPALERLRAAGVDARGPIPADTVFTRAVRGEFDAVIAPYHDVGMAAFKTAAFGSGVNVTLGLPFPRTSPDHGTALDIAGKGLADPSSMKEAILLAVRLARSSAWNS
- a CDS encoding permease-like cell division protein FtsX → MPYSLREALAAFRRSPLLASLSVVLIAFSLFVVGLFGLTAWNIGQAIRQVEEKVEMVAYLDDETTPAQLEQIQQEVRALPEVGELRYVTKLEALATARAEMEEFQEVFTDLENNPLPASLEVRLEPEHRNPATARRVAERLGAYPFVEDVRYGREWLDKIFMLRRIAGAAATVLGAAFALVAAIIIATAVRIAVFARREEIAIMRLVGATDGFVQRPFLLEGLITGLLGGVLAAGLTYATYRLLQATMFRIEWLPAEWILLVVLVGTVFGFLSSMVAVRRHLQAV